In the genome of Arachis stenosperma cultivar V10309 chromosome 6, arast.V10309.gnm1.PFL2, whole genome shotgun sequence, the window atcactgacctcagacccattattttgtgataatggtcttcatgttctttagttaagaacttctcttgattctaaagattctttggattattctctttcttgcctcttaaattggtttgttttcccttaggagccatgatattgatgaatcttggcttagtgatcacggaaaagcacaccaaacttagaggtttgcttgtcctcaagcaaaagaaaagagagaagagagggggaggaagaggaaattcgaatggtgtggttggaagagggggaacaaacgtgtatttataaggtggggaggggagttttcgaaaaaaaagagaaatttgaaaggagatttgagaagatatgaaaagaaattgagaaaagggtgaaatttttgaacaatgtttgtaattgatttgaaataaatttgaaaaatggttttgatattttgaagatttgaaagtgaatgatgaatgattgaagtgtgattttgtagaaaagtatgggtaagaaaaggaaagtttgaaaaaatttgattagaaaacaaaattgtggtccccccaccttgctggcgttaaacgcccagaatggcacccattctggcgtttaacgcccatttgttgccccttttgggcgtttaacgcccagccaggtgccctggctggcgttaaacgccagagatcctttgtcactgggcgttttttcaaaacgcccaggatgctgcacacctggcgttaaatgcccagaatggtgcccattctggcgtttaacgcccaaaatggtaccattactggcgttaaacgcccagaatggtgcccattttggcgtttaacgcccaaaatgccccttactggcgttttttcgccagtaagctcattttctctgctttttgagctgaatccttctgtaactctgtgaattccttcatttttgatacttgcctttgtaagaacaattcatacaaccttctaatgactgggttgcctcccagcaagcgcttctttactgtctttagctggactttcactgagaatcactcaagtctcagttttgagcattcctgctcaaaatttccttcaagataatgcttgattctctgtccattaacaatgaactttttgtcagaatcagtatcctaaagctcaacatacccatatggtgagactcctgtaatcacatacggacccctccaccgggatttgagttttcctggaaacaacttgagcctagagttaaaaagcagaactttttgtcctggctcaaagactctggttgacaatctcttgtcatgccatttctttgccttttccttataaatttttgcattttcaaaggcattgagtctgaactcttctagctcatttagctggagcaatcttttttcaccagctaactgtgcatccatgtttaggaatctggttgcccagtaggctttatgttccagttccacaggcaaatgacaggccttcccatacaccagttggtatggagaggttcctataggagtcttgaatgctgttctgtatgcccacagagcatcatccaagctctttgcccaatactttcttcgggctatcacagtccgttctaggattctttttagctctctgttagagacttcagcttgcccatttgtctgtggatgatatgcagttgccactttatggctaattccatatctaaccatagcagagtatagctgtttgttgcagaaatgagagcccccatcactgattagtactctggggacgccaaacctgctgaaaatatttttctggaggaattttagtacagtcttggtatcattagtgggtgtagcaattgcttctacccacttagatacatagtccactgccaccagaatgtaagtgtttgagtatgatggtgggaatggtcccatgaaatcaattccccatacatcaaacaattctatctctaatattccttgttgaggcatggcgtatccatgaggcaggttaccagctctttggcaactgtcacagttacgcacaaactctcgggaatctttatagagagtaggccagtagaagccgcactggagaactttagtggctgttcgctcacttccaaaatgtcctccatactgtgatccatggcagtgccataggatccttcgtgcttcttctctgggtacacatctgcggatcactccgtcagcacatctcttaaagagatatggttcatcccagaggtagtacttggcatctgaaattaatttctttctctgcactctgctgtactccttgggtatgaacctcacagctttatagtttgcaatatctgcaaactatggagcttcctgaatggcaaagagttgctcatctgggaaagtctcagagatctcagtagaagggagggacgccccagctactggttctattcgggacagatgatcagctacttggttctctgtcccttttctatctcttatttctatatcaaactcttgcagaagcaacacccatcttataagcctgggttttgaatcctgctttgtgagtaagtatttaagagcagcatggtcagtgtacacaattacctttgatcccactaggtaggatctaaacttgtcaatggcatagaccactgcaagtaattctttttctgtggttgtgtaattcttctgtgcatcatttagaacacggctagcataataaatgacatgcagaagtttgttatgcctctgtcccaacactgcaccaatggcatgatcactggcatcacacattaattcaaatggtaatgcccaatctggtgcagagatgactggtgctgtgaccagcttagctttcagggtctcaaatgcctacagacactgtgtgtcaaacacaaatggcgtgtcagcagctaacaggttactcaaaggtttagcaattttcgaaaaatccttgataaaccttctgtagaatcctgcatgccccagaaagcttctgattgccttaacattggcaggtggtggtaatttttcaattacctctacctttgccttatccacctctattcccctgcttgaaattttgtgcccaaggacaattccttcagtcaccataaagtgacatttctcccagtttaaaactaggttagtctcttggcatcttttcaggacaagtgctaggagattaagacaggagctaaatgagtctccatatactgaaaagtcatccatgaagacttccaaaaatttctctaccatatctgagaagatagagagcatgcacctttgaaaggttgcaggtgcattgcacagaccaaaaggcatcctcctataagcaaacacgccagaagggcaagtgaatgctgttttctcttggtcctggggatctactgcaatttggttgtagcctgaatagccatccaaaaagcagtaataatcatgaccagctagtctttctagcatttggtctatgaatggtaaaggaaaatgatcctttctggtggctgtattgagccttctgtagtcaatacacatgcgccaccctgtgactattcttgtaggaaccagttcattcttttcattatgaaccactgtcatgcctccctttttgggaacaacttggacagggctcacccaggggctatcagaaataggataaataatcccagcctccagtaatttagtgacctctttctgcaccacctccttcatggcaggatttagcctcctctgtggttggaccactggtttggcattatcctccaacaggatcttgtgcatgcatctagctgggctaatacccttgagatcacttatggaccacccaagagctgtcttgtgtgtccttagcactttaatcagtgcttcctcttcctgtggatttaaagcagagcttataatcactggaaaggtgtcaccctctcccagaaatgcatatttcagggatggtggtagtggtttgagttcaggcttaggaagcttatcctcttcctgaggaattttcgaaaattcctttgcttcctctagttcttcttgatcaggttgagcatctttgaagatgtcttcaagctctgattctaggctttcagccatattgatctcttctaccagagagtcaataatgtcagcgcccatgcagtcatttggtgtgtctggatgctgcatagcttttacagcattcaacttgaactcatcctcattgactctcaaggttacttcccccttttgtacatcaatgagagttcgtccagttgctaggaaaggtcttcctagaatgagagttgcactcttgtgctcctccatttccagcaccacaaagtcagttggaaaggcaaatggcccaaccttgacaatcatgtcctctattatgcctgatgggtgtttaatggagccatcagcaagttggaggcatatcctggttggtttgacttctccaatcaacccaagctttctgatagtggatgcaggtattaaattgatgcttgctccaagatcacatagggctgtcttggtgcaagtgccttctaatgtgcacggtatcagaaagcttccaggatcttgaagcttttctggtaagctttttagaatgactgcactgcattcttcagtgagaaacactttttcagtttctctccaatccttcttatgacttaagatttccttcatgaacttagcataagaaggtatttgctcaagtgcctctgcaaacggaatctttatttcaagagtctttagatagtctgcaaagcgggcaaattgcttatcctgttccgctttgcggagtttctgaggataaggcatcttggcttgatattcttcaaccttggatgctgcaggtttattccttacagaagtggttgaagaagccttgttagagggataattatcagcactctcaggtgtctgatcctcccttggcgtttgaacgccaggattgggtggaaaatgggcgtttaacgccagctttttccccttttctggcgtttgaacgccagaactgggcaaggaatgggcgtttaacgccagctttccttccctttctggcgtttgaacgccactaaaattcctctctgggctcttactgtcctcagagggattttgaacagtagtttgtttgtcctctgtcaattgttccttgtttggtattttactctttttaggagtgttattcaaggtcttcccactcctcagttgaactgcttgacattcctctgttatttgtttagatatttgttgttttgcttgattcaactgcagttctatgctcttgttagcaactttagtttcatggagcatttctttaaattctgctaactgttctgtcatcaggagcaattgttgtttaagctcattcatctgttcttgaggattaggatcagtgactaatgccatgacctcctcctttggaacgaactcattgctagaatataagtattggtttctagcaacagtgtctataagctcttgagcttcttcaattgtcttcctcatgtgtatggatccaccagctgagtggtctaaagacatctgagctttttctgtaagcccatagtagaagatgtctaactgtacccattctgaaaacatttcagaggggcattttcttagcatacctctatacctctcccaggcattataaagggattcattatcctcttgtttaaagccttggatgtccagccttagctgtgtcatcctctttggagggtaaaaatgattcaggaatttgtctgataactgtttccatgtctttatacttgctgtaggttggttattcaaccaccttttagcctgatcttttacagcaaatggaaacagcaatagtctgtagacattctgatccacctctttatcatgtactgtgtcagcaatttgtaagaactgtgccagaaactcaataggttcttcctgtggaagaccggaatactggcaattttgctgcactatgataatgagttgaggatttagctcaaagctgcttgctttgatgggaggtgtgcagatgctactcccatatgcagctgtaatggggttagcatatgaccccagagtccttttggactgattaatcccacttaagtccatcatggacaaaagggaaatgataataattgcaaagagataaattttgttttttttgaattaaccgaaaaaataaaataaaacaaaaggaaaataaaataaaatttcgaaaatcaaaaagaaaataggatcaaaacaaattgagaactgaatcaattagctaattaaaaagattttgtaaacagcaattaaaaagatatgattgaaaaattttttttttgaaaaagatttgatttttgaaaagaggaaagagaaaaacaacaaaaagacaccaaacttaaaatttttagaaaatcaaacactaattttcgaaaattttaaaagaaaaaacaccaagaggacaccaaacttagaatttttatgaatcaaaaaggaaCTAAGAatatgcaaaaacgaaaattttaaaagaaaaataaaagcatgcaattgacaccaaacttagaatatgaaactagactcaactaaaagactctaaaccaacaaaaatagtcctaatctaagcaacaagataagccgtcagttgtccaaactcgaacaatccccggcaacggcgccaaaaacttggtgcacgaaattgcaatcacacctttgcaatcccgcacaactaaccagcaagtgcactgggtcgtccaagtaataccttgcgtgagcaagggtcgatcccacggagattgtcggcttgaagcaagctatggttatcttgtaaatcttagtcaggatatcagaaattatcaggattgattgtaaaaagcaaaagaacatgaaattgttacttgttttgcagtaatggagaataggttgaggtttggagatgctccatcctctgaatctctgctttcctactgtcttcttcatcaaacacgcaaggctccttccatggcaagctgtatgtagggtttcaccgttgtcaatggctacctcccatcctctcattggaaatgttcaatgcaccctgtcacggcacggctatccatctgtcggttctcaatcaggccggaatagaatccagtgattcttttgcgtctgtcactaacgccccaccctcaggagtttgaagcacgtcacagtcattcagtcattgaatcctactcagaataccacagacaaggtttagaccttccggattctcttgaatgccgccatcagttctagcttataccacgaagattccgattaaagaatccaagagataactactcaatctaagatagaacagaggtggttgtcaggcacatattcatagttgagaatgatgatgattgtcacggatcatcacattcatccggattaataacaagtattatcttagaatggaagcaagcatgattgaataagaaacagtagtaattgcattaatccatcaagacacagcagagctcctcacccccaaccatggggtttagagactcatgccgtagaagatacaatgagaaacgtgtaaagtgttaTGAAGTGAtcaggtacggatacaatgtcaaaaggtcctattaatagtaaaactagtcacctaaggttttacagaaatgagtaaatgacagaaaaatccacttccgggcccacttggtgtgtgcttgggctgagcaatgaagtaatttcgtgtagagaccttttttggagttaaatgccagcttccatgccagtttgggcgtttaactccaagttttatgccagttccggcgtttaacgctagaatttctgaggccggattgctacgccggtttgggccatcaaatcttgggcaaagtatggactatcatatattgctggaaagcccaggatgtctactttctaatgccgttgagaacgcgccaattgggcttctgtagctccagaaaatccacttcgagtgcagggaggtcagaatccaacagcatctgcagtcctttttggtctctggatcagatttttgctcagaaccttcaatttcagtcagaaaatacctgaaatcacagaaaaacacacaaactcatagtaaagtccagaaaagtgaattttaattaaaaactaataaaaatatactaaaaactaactaaaagatactaaaaatatactaaaaacaatgccaaaaagcgtacaaattatccgctcatcacaccaCTACTACCAGAATGTATTTGAAGGAgtatgaaagagaaaaagggCCCATAAAATCAATGTCCCAAAGATCAAATAGCTCCACTTCAAGAATGAaattttgaggtatttcattTCTTTTTGATAGTCCTCCAGCTCTTTGGCACTCATTTCACTGATGAACGAACTCTCTGGCATCCTTGAATacagttggccaatagaatccacTTTGCAGTACTTTGGCCGCTATTCTCTCTGGTCCAAAGTATCCACCATAGGCTAAACCATGACAATGCCACAATATGTCTCTCATCTCAGTTTCAGGGAAACACCTCCTAATCATTCCATCCGGACATCTTTTAAACAAaaatggttcatcccacaaaaCTTCCTGGCTTCATTGAGTAGCTTTTTCACTTGTTGCTTGGAGAGTTCTTGAGGGATCTTTCTTCCCACCTTGTAGTTTGCTATGTCAGCAAACCAAGGTGCTTATTGGACTTGGAAAAAATGTTCATTAGGAAATTTCTCATTCACTTGCTGTGGTACATCTTGATTGGCCTCTTGTGCCACTCTTGACAAATGATCTGCCGTCTGATTCTCCCTCCCCTTCCTATTTCTTActtcaatgtcaaattcttgtagtaaTAGCACCCATTTGATGAGTCTGGGCTTTGCATCCTGTTTAGACATAAGatacttgagagcagcatgatcagtatacacTATAACTTTTGAACCAATCAAGTAttatctaaacttatcaaatgcatataCAATGGGCAGTAGCTATTTCTCTGTGgttatgtaatttttttgtgcctTATTTAACACCTTACTGGCATAGTATATGACATGATGCAGCTTGTCTTTCTTTTTCTCCAATACAACACCAATTGCAAcatcacttgcatcacacataagTTCAAAGGGGAGTCCCCATTCTGgaggtgtgatgattggtgctgtagtgagttttctttttaaagtttcaaaggcatgTTTACAATTGTCATAaaaaatgaaaggattttaACCACTAGCAAATTGCTCAATGGTTTcgctatttttgaaaattttttgatgaaatcttctataaaatccagcatgcCCAAGAAAACTTCTCACTGCCTTTACATTGATAGGTACAGGGActttttcaattatttatattttagcTCTATCAACCTCTATACCCTTGTTTAAAACTTTATGCCCAAGAACAATACCCTCTGGTACCATGAAATGGAAATTTTCCCAATTTAAGACTAAATTTATTTCTTGGCATCGTTTCAATACAAGAGTTAGATGTTGCAAACAATTTTCAAAAGAAttgacaaaaacagaaaaatcatcaatgaagacctcaaagaatttttcaaccatatctgagaagatggaaagcatacacctttgaaaggtagttggggcattgcatagcccaaatggcatccttctgtaggcgaAAACTCCAAATGGACATATGAAGGAGGTCTTGTCTTGGTCCTTGGGGtccaccactatctgattatgcCTGGAATACCCATTCAGGAAGCAATAAAAGGCATGGCCAGCCAATCtctccagcatttgatcaatgaaagggAGAGGAAAGTGATCTTTCCTTGTAGCCTCATTCAGTCTCCTATAGTATATGCACATTCTCCAACCAGTCACTATCCTTATAGGTAtcagctcattcttctcattggAAATTATAGTCACCCTCCCTTTCTTTGGCACAACCTGAACTGGACTCACCCATGAGCTATCAGAAATTGGGTATATAATTCCTGCATTCCACAGCTTCATTACTTCCTTTTGaactacctccttcatggttggGTTGAGTCTTCTTTGCGATTGTACTACAGGTCCTGAATCCTCTTCTagcaagattttgtgcatgcagaTGGTAGGGCTTATGCCTTTGACATCATCAATTGTCCACCCTAAAGCTGTCTTGTGAGCTTTTAATATTTCAACCAGCTTTGCCTCTTCTTCTATGCTTAAGGAGGAATTAATAATTACTGGCAGCGTCTTTCCTCCTCTAAGAAATGCATACTTGAGATGAATAGGTAGAggctttaattcttgttttggCACCTCCTCTGTCTTGTATTGTTCCACCTCTTTCTCAATGGAAATTTTAGCTACTTGTTCTTCCATTGTCTCTTGGTCTCCTTCCCCTTCTTCTTCCTGTTGCTCATGATAATTGGCTTCCAACATTTCTTCTACCAAACCTTCTATCATATACACTCTCATGTAGTTCTCTTGCTCAGGGGGATATTtcattgatttgaaaacattgatgatcatttgctcattgtgcaCCCTGAAAATTATTTCTCCCTTTTCTACATCAATAatagcttttgctgtggctaggaatggtcttcccaagataattgagttattttcttcttcttctgtgtCCAAGATCACAAAGTCTAcagggaagataaactctcTAACCTTCACTAATagattttccacaattccattggGTGGCTTGATTGATCTATCGGCCATTACAAGTGACATCCTGGTAGtttgatttcttctatggcaagctttcTCATCATTGAGAGCGGCATCAAGTTGATACTAGCACCTAGATCGCAGAGAGCTTTTTCTAATGTCATCTTGCCTATGGTGCATGAAactacaaaactccctggatctttaagctttgGTGGAATACCCCTTTGAATTACaacactacattcttcagtgagcaTGACGGTTTCCTTCTCATGCCAGCTTCTTTTTTTGTTGATAAGCTCTTTTAAGAAtttggcatatagaggcatcTGCTCCAACACTTCAGCAAGGGGAATATTATTCTCCAGCTTCTTAAAGACCTCAAGGAACTTAGGGAATTGTTGATCCTTGAGTTCTTTTTGTAGTCTTTGAGGATATGGTAGAGGAGGTGTGTAAGTCTTCACTTCCTTCCTCTGTTCTTGTGGTGATTCCTCCATTACTTGCTTCCCTTTCCTTGAAGCTTGTGGCTGCTCCTCTTTTTCTTTGAGCTTCTCCGGTTTTTGCTTGTCTTCTTCATTGTTGCTGGCTTCATCTTTCTTGCTGTTAGCCTTGTCATTGTCCATAGGCTTCTTGTTAGTTTCTTTGTCTTTCACCAAGATTCTTCCACTCTTTAATTAGATTACTTTGCATTCTTCTTTGGGATTTGGAATGGTATCACTTGGGAGTGAGCTGGTTGGTCTTTCAATCACTGCTTGCTTTGACAATTGACCAATttgtctttttaaatttttcattgAGGCTTTATGGTTCTTGCTGGTTAGCTCTTGgtgcttcatcattctttccaTCATTATCTCCAAGTTGGAGATTCTTTGGGAGTCTTGAGGTGGTTGTGGTTGATTATGGGATGTTGAGGGTGGATGAAAGTTATTTTGGTTAGTGGGTGGGTTATTGGGTGGATAGTAGCTGGGTTGGGTttagttattttgtggttttctgtattggttttggttagtgttttgatggttttgatggtttgtgtttctggagttgttttggtttgagtttctttgccatggttccCGATTTTGGTTGTCTCACCACCTCAGGTTTGGGTGGTTCGTCTAGGAAGGGTTGTAAGTGTCTCTATGAAAGTCATTTGATCCAGAACCTTGGTTGTGCACATATTGAATTTGTTCCTGCTGTTGATCTTCTTGgttttcttcattttgcccccATGTGGGTGATGGTTGACTTGTATtcactgctgcaacttggaggcCATCAATCCTCTTGGCCATCATCGCCATCTGTTGTTAGATTGTTGATGCATCActttgttttgagctaagatggCATCTACACCTTCCAGCTCCAACACACCCTTCCTTTGAGCTGGTTGGCATTGTCTTTGATGACCATAGAAGTATTGGTTGTTTGTTACAGTGGcaatgagattttgagcctccTCAACTGTCTTCATGAGTTGTATTGAGCCTCTAGTAGAAtaatcaagtgcttcttgagctcTCAGTGTCAATCCTTCATAGACGTTTTGGAGTCTATCCCATTTACTGAACATTTCTGGTGGGCACTTTCTGATTAGAGCTTTGTATCTCTTCCATGCCTCATACAATGACTCTCCATCTATCTGAGTGAATGTTTGGACCTCTGTTTTGAGTTTGATGATTCTTTGGGAAGGATAGAA includes:
- the LOC130934188 gene encoding uncharacterized protein LOC130934188; amino-acid sequence: MDNDKANSKKDEASNNEEDKQKPEKLKEKEEQPQASRKGKQVMEESPQEQRKEVKTYTPPLPYPQRLQKELKDQQFPKFLEVFKKLENNIPLAEVLEQMPLYAKFLKELINKKRSWHEKETVMLTEECSVVIQRGIPPKLKDPGSFVVSCTIGKMTLEKALCDLGASINLMPLSMMRKLAIEEIKLPGCHL